A window of Salvia splendens isolate huo1 chromosome 8, SspV2, whole genome shotgun sequence genomic DNA:
TCGAAGGCTCGTGTAGAGCTTCTAGAAGAGCTTGTTGGGAAACTCAATGGTGAAGTTGAAGACAAGAAGGCAAAGGTATCATCAATTGAAGCAGAATTCGCCTCTGCGAAGCTTGAAGTGGAGCAGTTGAGATCTACTCTAGCTGTTGCTGAGATGAGGCGGAACGAGGATCAAGCTCGGACCGCAGAGCAAGTAAAGCACGCTCGTGAGATTGTGGAACAGATCAAGTCCACATCAGGGCAGAGAGAGGCTCAGTTGGAGGCAGAGCTTCGAAAATGCAGCTATGAAATCGAGGAGCTGAGGTCAAGTCTCATGGATAAGGAGACTGAGCTGCAGAGCATCTTTGAGGAGAACGACGCCCTCATAATGCGACTTGAGAACGCGATATCTGGCCGCAGAGAGCACGAGCTGAGAGCAGAAAACGAGACTATTAAAGCACAATACCATAACATATCAGAGGAAAACAGAGCATTGAGGAAAGAAATGGAGGCTTACAATAGCACGAGGAGCGAGGCCATGTCGGAGCTAGAGGCAGCGAGAGTAGCAGAGCGGGAGGCGCTGATGAAGGTGGGGTCCATGACGGAGGAGGTAGACAGGAGCAACAGGAAGGCAGCTCGCGTGGCTGAGCAGCTGGAGGCAGCGCAGGCAGCCAATGCGGAGATGGAGGCAGAGCTGCGGAAACTGAAGGTGCAGTCAGATCAGTGGAGGAAGGCAGCGGAGGTGGCTGCGTCCATGCTATCGGTTGGGAACAACGGGCACGCAGTGGAGAGGACGGGTTCAATGGACAACAACTACAGCCCTCGGATGAGGAATATCACTTCGTCCTACGCGGATGATCTTGATGATGAGCTGTTCAAGAAGAAGAATGTGAATGTGCTGAGGAAGTTTGGTGTGCTATGGAAGAAGCCTCAGAAATAAGATGGGTAGAGTTGATGAATATTGTTGTGAGGTGATGACCTCTGTGTTTTCTTTATTAGAACTCTCCTTTTTAGGGGTATTTGGTTGAAGATATGAATTAACATTAATTCAATGATGTTTATTTCAGTGCAATTAGCATAGTAGTTGCCCTCTCACTTTTTATAACACCTATATTTCTTTTGTGAGTGAGACCATCCAAAATATTCAATCTTCTAATTCCAATTATGATACTGGTTATTTGGTCATATGTGTCACAACAATGTTTTTATCCCTTGATGTTGCATAGAGTATTCTGAGAGgcaaagaaagagaaaaaaactaATGAAAATTTAGGCCTAATTTTGTGTGATAGTATCTTTACTTACACTTAGTCCATTTGCCTGAAAATTTCTAAGTTTATTAGTTAAAGATGTTTTGAGATTGCAAATTTGAAGTTTATTAGAAGAACTCCAAAATTGAGAATAGTAGAATACCATGACCCCAGAAACCAAATAAAACTGTTACATAACGTATAAAAATACCcaacaaaaaaatcaagcaATTCTTACTGGGCTCTCGAAAATAATATTAGGCCCATTAGTATTATGAATTGGGGAAGCATTGTATTTGAATCTGTTTCATAGCAACCGGCattatactattttttttattaatccaAATCCATGTATTTTAACAATAAATTATTGGTATGCATTTTAAAGCTTTTcgttaataaattttttttccatataatattttttcaacGACCCTTCTTAATGTATAGTTCTTTAATTTgcagtattttttaaaatcaatttctaaaaaaaaattgttaataAAAATGTATGACTAGCTTCGCATTCTGACATAGCCATAACATTTTGTTAAAATAATTATGGAATATTCTATATATCACGTAAAAGATAATTTAATGTCAAATAATAGCAGGTTATGATATTAAATCGTCAGAATTTTAAATATGCATATGCAATAAATTGTCATACAATCTCCACGATTTAAATTTGTTATTGAATAACCTACACGATGTATTAGTGCTCTTTACTAGCTAACCCATTTTCGTATTTTTCtccaaaaacaaaacaacccAAAACAAATGAAGTTTAAATGCAATTGTTCATCGATGTCAAATGTCAACACTTTATAGAATTAAATCCTAATGAATttggtttatttttttttcattcttttaattttatttcagaTTCTTTTCTTGGTTAATCTCCACATTGATTTGTCATAGGAAAAAAAGATTAcgctaaaaaaaattcatattgaTAATGATATTAGGAATTTGTATATAATTTCCagcaaaatattatttgaataattaatggTTGACGGAACTGTTAACGGAACTATTATGAAATAGTTAACGGAActgttaaataaaattatattatgaaataGTTAACGGAActgttaaataaaat
This region includes:
- the LOC121742894 gene encoding interactor of constitutive active ROPs 3-like, translated to MQTPKSRTSSSGAAPRISPRSISSEVSGQNSPRSTPSEASRKHSPRQLKTAPRFLEPTVSSSNLATRSPKETNLRVSDHNLPASPLSEKKRPNKVSELEVQISQLESDLKNVKDQLCSSEKARKEAQRDAEESNQELSVLSSKLEESEKKFLEISATRNALTVEISETCEQQDSSLQAELEALQKQQLQESAALASALDEIKRLKAQLEMVAESEAHHLESAQTETLVVVEEMRKQLNESKKSEAEAQELVGETLMQLEAAKKMVETLRSDGCKATGVYEAAASELEQSKARVELLEELVGKLNGEVEDKKAKVSSIEAEFASAKLEVEQLRSTLAVAEMRRNEDQARTAEQVKHAREIVEQIKSTSGQREAQLEAELRKCSYEIEELRSSLMDKETELQSIFEENDALIMRLENAISGRREHELRAENETIKAQYHNISEENRALRKEMEAYNSTRSEAMSELEAARVAEREALMKVGSMTEEVDRSNRKAARVAEQLEAAQAANAEMEAELRKLKVQSDQWRKAAEVAASMLSVGNNGHAVERTGSMDNNYSPRMRNITSSYADDLDDELFKKKNVNVLRKFGVLWKKPQK